One Spiroplasma sp. NBRC 100390 DNA window includes the following coding sequences:
- the rplI gene encoding 50S ribosomal protein L9, translating to MMKVILIKDVKGKGKINDVIEVSDGYAKNYLIKEGFAIPTTPTNLAKLNVVLSEQKVQAAATKATLEALKATLEQLTLNFKLKVHDNKTFGSISLTQIEDRLAKEFNLKIDKKKFLDNNNLTSFGLHYLKIKLAPNLIATLKVMVDKKES from the coding sequence ATGATGAAAGTGATTTTAATTAAAGATGTTAAGGGAAAAGGTAAGATTAATGATGTTATTGAAGTTTCGGATGGTTATGCCAAAAATTATTTAATTAAAGAAGGATTTGCTATTCCAACAACCCCAACTAATTTAGCAAAGTTAAATGTTGTTTTGTCCGAACAAAAGGTTCAAGCAGCAGCAACTAAAGCAACGTTAGAAGCACTAAAAGCGACTTTAGAACAATTGACATTAAATTTTAAATTAAAAGTTCATGATAATAAAACTTTTGGTTCAATCTCGTTAACTCAAATTGAAGATCGTTTAGCAAAAGAATTTAATTTAAAGATTGATAAAAAGAAATTTCTTGATAATAATAATTTAACAAGTTTTGGGCTGCACTATTTAAAAATTAAATTAGCCCCTAATTTAATTGCAACTTTGAAAGTAATGGTCGATAAAAAGGAGAGTTAG
- the coaD gene encoding pantetheine-phosphate adenylyltransferase, producing MKAIFPGSFDPIHDGHLNIIKKASVLFSKLYVVVTNNLEKTGQTDIKIRAAKVTAVCQEINPRIEVVINDEMLTSDFAKKLKVNYIIRGLRNNNDLKYEMELAFANKKLNENVETIFFVADYGLTEISSTFLKQIEQLKK from the coding sequence TTGAAAGCAATATTTCCAGGTAGTTTTGACCCCATTCATGATGGCCATCTTAATATTATTAAGAAAGCAAGTGTTCTCTTTTCAAAATTATATGTTGTTGTTACAAATAACTTAGAAAAAACAGGACAGACTGACATTAAAATTCGAGCAGCAAAAGTTACTGCTGTTTGTCAAGAAATTAATCCTCGCATTGAAGTTGTCATTAATGATGAAATGTTAACTAGTGATTTTGCAAAAAAATTAAAAGTTAACTATATTATTCGAGGATTACGAAATAATAATGACCTAAAATATGAAATGGAATTAGCCTTTGCCAATAAAAAATTAAATGAAAATGTTGAAACAATTTTTTTTGTTGCTGATTATGGTTTAACTGAAATTTCTTCTACCTTTCTAAAACAAATTGAACAACTAAAAAAATAA
- a CDS encoding energy-coupling factor transporter ATPase, with the protein MSKVKKKTKIEALQNIDITFTDVSYVYAPKTPYEYKSLQDINLVIKPGKITAIIGSTGSGKSTLIQHINGLLIPTTGVVDANGFIIKAKQKRIRNIKQLRKSIGLVFQFPEYQLFEETIEKDIMFGPVHLGESKDVARENAKKYLTMVGLPLNYLERSPFDLSGGQKRRVAIAGILAMEGNTLILDEPTAGLDPEGEEDFIKLFSRINQEQNKRIILVTHNMDHVLEIADEVVALKDGKIVKIGTPFEIFKNKELLQTLLIEPPKIYNLIYQLKEKGFDLSDADIRNIDELAKEIIQRKGQKGKG; encoded by the coding sequence ATGTCAAAAGTAAAAAAGAAAACTAAAATTGAGGCCTTACAAAACATTGACATTACATTTACCGATGTCTCTTATGTTTATGCACCAAAAACACCATATGAATATAAATCATTGCAAGATATTAATTTAGTTATTAAACCCGGGAAAATTACTGCTATTATTGGTTCAACTGGAAGTGGAAAATCAACTTTAATTCAGCACATTAATGGTTTATTAATTCCAACAACCGGAGTTGTTGATGCAAATGGTTTTATTATCAAGGCAAAGCAAAAACGGATCAGAAATATTAAACAATTACGAAAATCAATTGGTTTAGTATTCCAGTTTCCCGAATATCAGTTATTTGAAGAAACAATTGAAAAAGACATTATGTTTGGTCCAGTTCATTTGGGGGAGAGTAAAGACGTTGCTCGGGAAAATGCTAAGAAATATTTAACAATGGTTGGTTTACCATTAAATTATCTAGAACGTTCACCGTTTGACTTGTCAGGAGGACAAAAACGAAGAGTTGCGATCGCTGGAATTTTAGCAATGGAAGGAAATACGTTAATTTTAGATGAACCCACAGCGGGATTAGACCCTGAAGGAGAAGAAGACTTTATTAAATTATTTTCCCGGATTAATCAAGAACAAAATAAACGAATTATTTTAGTTACTCATAATATGGATCATGTGTTAGAAATTGCTGATGAAGTTGTTGCTTTAAAAGATGGGAAAATTGTTAAGATTGGAACACCTTTTGAAATTTTTAAAAACAAAGAGTTATTACAAACACTTTTAATTGAACCACCAAAGATTTATAATTTAATTTATCAATTAAAAGAAAAAGGATTTGATTTATCAGATGCTGACATCCGGAACATTGATGAATTAGCAAAAGAAATTATTCAACGTAAAGGTCAAAAAGGAAAGGGATAA
- a CDS encoding tRNA pseudouridine synthase A, producing the protein MLSLLLTLEYDGYDYSGWVKQKNARTIQGELERAFFGICQQPIWTLGASKTDAGVHACDQKVLVKIPFQPRNIAFFIKTISKSLPININIKGYRVVADNFSVRTTKLKEYVYTINDHAYDLINHRYELKVDELLNIKKLHQISQVFVGEHDFAYFSGVKKGEEITTRRIIKKIYVKRNKAKKIEIHFIAKGFIRYQIRMLTQNILACYWGKISLEQLTKNLNYPPVGQTTKYCAKPYGLCLKKIKY; encoded by the coding sequence ATGTTATCGTTATTATTAACCCTTGAATATGATGGTTATGATTATAGTGGTTGAGTTAAACAAAAAAATGCAAGAACAATTCAAGGGGAATTGGAACGAGCATTTTTTGGCATTTGTCAGCAACCAATTTGAACATTAGGAGCTAGTAAGACTGATGCTGGTGTTCATGCTTGTGATCAAAAAGTTCTAGTTAAGATTCCTTTCCAACCACGAAACATAGCATTTTTTATTAAAACAATTAGTAAAAGTTTACCAATTAATATTAATATTAAAGGTTATCGAGTCGTTGCTGATAATTTTAGTGTTCGTACAACAAAACTAAAAGAATATGTTTATACGATTAATGATCATGCCTATGATCTCATTAATCATCGCTATGAATTAAAAGTTGATGAATTATTGAATATTAAAAAATTACATCAAATTAGTCAGGTGTTTGTTGGTGAGCATGACTTTGCTTATTTTTCGGGAGTAAAAAAAGGCGAAGAAATTACTACGCGTCGTATAATTAAGAAAATTTATGTTAAACGAAACAAAGCAAAAAAAATTGAGATTCATTTTATTGCAAAAGGTTTTATTCGTTATCAAATTCGGATGTTAACACAAAATATTTTAGCATGTTATTGGGGTAAAATTAGTTTAGAACAATTAACAAAAAATTTAAATTATCCCCCAGTTGGTCAAACAACAAAATATTGTGCAAAACCATATGGTTTATGTCTAAAAAAGATTAAATATTAG
- a CDS encoding energy-coupling factor transporter ATPase: MAKKAKKTNSKLEKLNDISLKLTDVEFRYRENHPNAVDGVSFEIKHGEYVTIIGHNGSGKSTISKIIIGVLRPQKGKIEVFGNEVHSSTLTGIRKFLGIVFQNPDNQFIGSTVRDDIAFGLENRQIPQKDMQAIIDKAAAKVGMTNFLDHEPLMLSGGQKQRVAIASALALEPDIIIFDEATSMLDPKGRKEIKQIMVDLKESREKTIISITHDMDEILNADKVIVMNKGQMVKCGKPHEILYDEEFLKSIHLDVPFVSRVIDSLRLNGLNVKNTLDLRELVDEICQK; the protein is encoded by the coding sequence ATGGCAAAAAAAGCAAAGAAAACAAATTCAAAATTAGAGAAACTAAATGATATTTCATTAAAATTAACTGATGTTGAATTTCGCTACCGTGAAAATCATCCTAATGCCGTTGATGGAGTGAGTTTTGAAATCAAACATGGTGAATATGTGACGATTATTGGCCACAACGGGAGTGGAAAATCAACAATTAGTAAAATTATTATTGGTGTTTTACGTCCCCAAAAAGGAAAAATTGAAGTTTTTGGCAATGAAGTTCATTCATCAACGCTAACTGGAATCCGTAAATTCTTAGGAATTGTTTTTCAAAATCCAGATAACCAATTTATTGGGTCAACTGTGCGCGATGATATTGCTTTTGGATTAGAGAATCGCCAAATACCACAAAAAGATATGCAAGCAATTATTGACAAAGCTGCTGCAAAAGTAGGAATGACTAATTTTCTTGACCATGAACCATTAATGTTATCGGGGGGACAAAAACAGCGTGTTGCGATTGCTTCGGCGTTAGCATTAGAACCTGATATCATTATTTTTGACGAAGCAACAAGTATGTTAGATCCAAAAGGACGGAAAGAAATTAAACAAATTATGGTTGATTTAAAAGAATCACGTGAAAAAACAATTATTTCAATCACCCATGATATGGACGAAATCTTAAATGCTGATAAAGTTATTGTAATGAATAAGGGGCAAATGGTTAAATGTGGAAAACCACATGAAATTTTGTATGATGAAGAATTCCTAAAATCAATTCATTTAGATGTGCCCTTTGTTTCGCGAGTAATTGATAGTTTACGTTTAAATGGATTAAATGTTAAAAATACGCTAGATCTTAGAGAGTTGGTGGATGAAATATGTCAAAAGTAA
- a CDS encoding DNA translocase FtsK, with protein sequence MKKKSYDDHLLNDHNENTAILKVEKKQRRNDSIGWVIGALLVTFFTILAVGRITLIGQFLDDVLFTFAFGWFKYLLYLVCLILGVTIFIGVRIKLKRRVCWMIISFVILSCWLVSSVLLIYQYANGQIAFFNKTVFLDVINNYLQHWQDASIFNSNPSHPITFIGFNGAWITLYAGGGIIGNFLAGIFSYTTIFGSLIFCLLAFLLWGSWVTTGTAWGLFLPKIQRQQQGLRVLRLSANRRQKQNIYQSFNIPDEELFSARQVMHTTEASDITIQMPSYTALHDQRLIDDLIADDFVGKKKGKQNYVRFDEQEARQSGMRSDKFNDYNPTALQRAPNTHSAPEQYIQPRNRQNNNYSNKNIDDLPVYSSAYGKDVNIDAARDKLNSETNITPFGKINRNLNPTKVKQTSFYDDHVQVEDFNSEPQDYDQFDSTVLNDDGIYHRQSNQPIFNEPDPYQSEYYPPYEPPLMSGNNFGMPPQQRRASKPKTIEVNKKLSQAAPRRSSFNNPHYKLPNLGLLSPKEDNRRNNERNKTSAQKKAGKINEVFHQFNIAASVQGVNIGPTITKFEVQMQPGIKVNKIMNLENDLKYALATQNVRIEAPIQGKSAVGIEIANEISNKVTLREIMERVPLEKQNKKLLVGIGRSVNGEIIFVELDKMPHLLVAGSTGSGKSVCINTILSSLLLRTKPSEVKLLLIDPKQVELAVYNNLPHLLAPVISDTKFANAALKKVIAEMERRYSMLSERGVRNIETFNNKVSPKERLPYIVVVIDELADLMMTAGKDIEDSIMRITQLARAAGIHMVIATQRPSTDVITGVIKTNIPSRISFSVASAIDSRTILDQGGAEKLIGYGDMLYAPAGQNIPTRAQGAFISDDEIQRLVDFCHAQQEPEFDEEFLNIENSNEVGGGNEGEDIDPMYNEIKRFVILNQKASTSLIQRKFSIGYNRASRLIDALEDNGIIGPQNGAKPRDVYIQNIDLDDNDFNNNGQW encoded by the coding sequence ATGAAAAAGAAATCTTATGATGATCACCTTTTAAATGATCATAATGAGAACACTGCAATCTTAAAAGTCGAAAAAAAACAACGCCGCAATGATTCAATCGGGTGAGTAATTGGTGCATTGCTAGTTACTTTTTTTACGATTCTTGCGGTGGGCCGAATTACTTTAATTGGGCAATTTTTGGATGATGTTTTATTTACTTTTGCCTTTGGTTGATTTAAGTATCTACTATATTTAGTATGCTTAATTCTAGGGGTTACCATTTTTATTGGTGTACGAATTAAATTAAAACGTCGGGTATGTTGAATGATTATTAGTTTTGTCATTTTATCTTGCTGATTAGTAAGTAGTGTTTTATTGATTTATCAATATGCTAATGGTCAAATTGCTTTTTTTAATAAAACTGTTTTTTTAGACGTTATTAATAATTATTTACAACATTGACAAGATGCTTCAATTTTTAATTCTAATCCGAGTCATCCAATTACTTTTATTGGGTTTAATGGTGCTTGAATTACTTTATATGCTGGTGGCGGAATTATTGGAAATTTCCTAGCGGGAATTTTTAGTTATACGACAATTTTTGGTTCACTAATTTTCTGTTTATTAGCGTTTTTATTATGAGGAAGTTGAGTAACAACTGGGACAGCTTGGGGGTTATTTTTGCCAAAAATACAACGTCAACAACAAGGATTACGAGTGTTAAGATTATCGGCTAATCGTCGGCAAAAACAAAATATTTACCAATCGTTTAACATTCCTGACGAGGAATTATTTTCAGCACGGCAAGTAATGCATACAACTGAAGCGTCAGATATTACCATTCAAATGCCTTCTTATACTGCTTTACATGACCAACGGTTAATTGATGATTTAATTGCTGATGATTTTGTTGGAAAGAAAAAAGGGAAACAAAATTATGTTCGTTTTGATGAACAAGAAGCAAGGCAATCAGGAATGCGCTCTGATAAATTTAATGATTATAATCCAACAGCATTACAACGTGCACCAAACACCCATTCCGCACCAGAACAATATATTCAACCACGTAATCGTCAAAACAATAATTATTCTAATAAAAACATTGACGATTTACCAGTGTATAGTTCTGCTTATGGTAAAGACGTTAATATTGATGCTGCTCGTGATAAGCTGAATTCGGAAACAAATATCACGCCGTTTGGGAAAATTAATCGCAATCTTAATCCAACTAAAGTTAAACAAACATCATTTTATGATGATCATGTTCAGGTTGAAGATTTTAATTCAGAACCACAAGACTATGACCAATTTGACTCAACTGTTCTTAATGATGATGGGATTTATCATCGTCAGAGTAATCAACCAATTTTTAATGAACCAGACCCTTATCAGTCAGAATATTATCCCCCTTATGAACCACCATTAATGAGCGGGAATAATTTTGGCATGCCACCACAACAACGCCGTGCTTCAAAACCAAAAACAATTGAAGTTAATAAAAAACTTAGTCAAGCTGCGCCGCGACGTAGTAGTTTTAATAATCCCCATTATAAATTACCAAATTTGGGGTTGTTAAGTCCAAAAGAAGATAACCGTCGGAACAATGAACGTAATAAAACTTCGGCTCAAAAAAAGGCTGGCAAAATTAATGAGGTTTTTCATCAGTTTAATATTGCTGCTAGTGTCCAAGGAGTTAACATTGGTCCAACAATTACTAAGTTTGAAGTTCAGATGCAACCAGGTATTAAAGTTAATAAAATTATGAATTTAGAAAATGATTTAAAATATGCTTTAGCGACCCAAAATGTTCGAATTGAAGCACCAATTCAAGGTAAGTCAGCAGTTGGAATTGAAATTGCAAATGAAATTAGTAACAAAGTAACATTACGTGAAATTATGGAACGAGTGCCATTAGAAAAACAAAATAAGAAGCTTTTAGTGGGAATTGGTCGTAGTGTTAATGGTGAAATTATTTTTGTGGAATTAGATAAAATGCCGCATTTATTAGTTGCGGGGTCAACAGGAAGTGGAAAATCAGTATGTATTAATACGATTTTATCATCATTATTATTACGAACAAAACCATCAGAAGTTAAATTATTATTAATTGATCCAAAACAGGTGGAATTGGCCGTATATAATAACTTACCACATTTATTAGCACCAGTTATTTCTGATACAAAATTTGCAAATGCAGCTTTGAAAAAAGTTATTGCAGAAATGGAACGCCGTTATAGTATGTTGTCAGAACGTGGGGTTAGAAATATTGAAACATTTAATAATAAAGTTTCTCCAAAAGAACGTTTACCATACATTGTTGTGGTGATTGATGAGTTAGCAGATTTAATGATGACAGCTGGAAAAGATATTGAAGACTCAATTATGCGAATTACTCAATTAGCCCGAGCAGCAGGCATTCATATGGTGATTGCAACGCAACGTCCTTCAACGGATGTTATTACTGGGGTCATTAAAACAAACATTCCATCACGAATTTCTTTTTCTGTTGCTTCTGCAATTGATTCGCGAACAATTTTGGATCAAGGTGGCGCTGAAAAATTAATTGGTTATGGTGATATGTTATATGCTCCGGCCGGGCAGAATATTCCAACGCGAGCACAAGGAGCCTTTATTTCTGATGATGAAATTCAACGATTAGTTGATTTTTGTCACGCTCAACAAGAACCTGAATTTGATGAGGAATTCTTAAATATCGAAAATTCTAATGAAGTTGGTGGTGGAAATGAAGGGGAAGACATTGATCCAATGTATAATGAAATTAAACGTTTTGTAATCTTAAATCAAAAAGCATCGACATCGTTAATTCAACGGAAATTTTCAATTGGTTATAATCGTGCAAGCCGGCTAATTGATGCCTTAGAAGACAATGGGATTATTGGACCACAAAATGGTGCGAAACCACGCGATGTTTATATTCAAAATATTGACTTAGATGATAATGATTTTAATAATAACGGGCAGTGGTAG
- a CDS encoding ribonuclease J, translating to MAKISFFALGGLDERGKNLYCIEVEQDIFIFDAGTKNPERGILGIDVVISNFDYLKENRARIKGIFITKPSDECSEGLTYMLKELPVPVYGSDLTCNVLKFHLQRFKVRGKEECFKVINAKDVLDFGTCQVEVFSTTTNMPNSFGFALHTPDGTIIYTGDYIFDAKADSNFATDLQHLNQIVAKNKVLLFLSEASTASRRDYTAPNHKIKNYIERAVKEAEGRIILACFDQDLHKISELFDLVRENNISVGIYGQTLLESLKVLSDSNKLNFNGINIKVLQEAVKEEKSLIIVTGSGERLYSRLIKIASGNDDILDIKESDMIILATPPNPGSELNHANVLDELARTVAKTIALSDKKVWTMTASYEDVKLMSSIIKPKYFIPVKGLYKDFVQAKTAAIEAGINPEHIFIVDNGDGVEFVDGEYTKTTNKVKTADLYVDGIGVGDIGAVVLNERKQLATDGVVIIGVSIDGKTKELVSLIDTQMRGVIYIQENNDIFRKMQKVITEIIEKHYKKAVAGEMYDVNEVKNEIRSTISSFVKTETGKTPIILAIVNEI from the coding sequence ATGGCAAAAATTAGTTTTTTCGCTCTTGGGGGCCTAGATGAGCGAGGTAAGAATTTATACTGTATCGAAGTAGAACAAGATATTTTTATTTTTGATGCAGGAACAAAGAACCCTGAACGGGGGATTTTAGGAATTGATGTAGTAATATCAAATTTTGATTATTTAAAAGAAAATCGTGCTCGTATTAAGGGGATTTTTATTACGAAACCTTCTGATGAGTGTTCAGAAGGATTGACTTATATGTTAAAAGAATTACCAGTACCAGTTTATGGTAGTGATTTAACATGTAATGTTTTAAAATTCCACTTACAACGTTTTAAAGTACGTGGTAAAGAAGAATGTTTTAAAGTTATTAATGCAAAAGATGTCCTTGATTTTGGGACATGTCAAGTTGAAGTTTTTTCAACAACAACAAATATGCCTAATAGTTTTGGGTTTGCATTACACACACCAGATGGAACAATTATTTATACGGGAGATTATATTTTTGATGCTAAAGCTGATTCAAATTTTGCAACTGATTTACAACACTTAAATCAAATTGTTGCTAAAAATAAGGTATTATTATTTTTATCAGAAGCTTCAACAGCATCACGCCGCGATTATACTGCACCAAACCATAAAATTAAAAATTATATTGAGCGAGCAGTGAAAGAAGCAGAAGGGCGAATTATTTTAGCTTGTTTTGACCAAGATTTACATAAAATTAGTGAACTCTTTGACTTAGTACGAGAAAATAATATTTCAGTTGGAATTTATGGTCAAACTTTATTAGAATCATTAAAAGTGCTATCAGATAGTAATAAATTAAACTTTAATGGTATTAATATTAAAGTTTTACAAGAAGCGGTTAAAGAAGAAAAATCTTTAATTATTGTAACTGGTAGTGGTGAACGTTTATATAGTCGTTTAATTAAAATTGCTTCTGGAAATGATGATATTTTAGATATTAAAGAAAGTGATATGATTATTTTAGCGACACCACCAAATCCAGGAAGTGAATTAAACCATGCGAATGTTTTAGATGAATTAGCACGAACTGTTGCAAAAACAATTGCTTTATCGGATAAAAAAGTTTGAACAATGACAGCGAGTTATGAAGATGTTAAGTTAATGAGTTCAATTATTAAACCAAAATACTTTATTCCGGTCAAAGGATTATACAAAGATTTCGTTCAAGCAAAAACTGCTGCAATTGAAGCTGGAATTAACCCAGAACATATTTTTATTGTCGATAATGGGGATGGTGTTGAATTTGTTGATGGTGAATATACAAAAACAACAAACAAAGTAAAAACAGCTGATTTATATGTTGATGGAATTGGAGTCGGTGATATTGGCGCTGTTGTTTTAAATGAACGAAAACAATTGGCAACTGATGGTGTTGTTATTATTGGTGTTTCAATTGATGGTAAAACAAAAGAATTAGTTTCATTAATTGATACACAAATGCGAGGAGTAATTTATATTCAAGAAAATAATGATATTTTTCGTAAGATGCAAAAAGTAATTACTGAAATTATTGAGAAACATTATAAAAAAGCTGTTGCTGGTGAAATGTATGATGTTAATGAAGTTAAAAATGAAATTAGATCAACAATTAGTTCATTTGTTAAAACTGAAACAGGAAAAACACCAATTATTTTAGCAATTGTGAATGAAATTTAA
- a CDS encoding energy-coupling factor transporter transmembrane component T family protein, translating into MRLSFGRYIAYNSVVHRMDPRVKLFMLLSLMISIFFSTGFTGYAILGLTIFTLFFLAKLPPRLLVSLLKPILFMFVVLLLINCFLVTDGYIGWHWGGKATATGPFAPGGKSWFAFSEKAVFNALYMACRIYLMIMITTILTATTQPLDLTLALEDLLSPLKLVRFPVHILSTIISIALRMIPTLIEEAGRIMKAQASRGVDFRNGHFKDKIKSTTALIIPLLVSAFQKAEDLAYAMDARGYDPHAKRTRYRHYLVHFPDILLFIFGVGVASIIIAQSVTMGQYQTFYEVWYWGTNGWTFGKIPTGFLQIRIPHIDDFVLGW; encoded by the coding sequence ATGCGCTTATCATTTGGACGTTATATTGCCTATAATTCCGTTGTTCATCGAATGGACCCACGGGTAAAACTATTTATGTTGTTATCATTAATGATATCAATCTTTTTTTCAACTGGTTTTACCGGCTATGCCATTCTAGGATTAACCATTTTTACGTTGTTTTTTTTAGCAAAATTACCACCACGATTGTTAGTATCATTATTAAAACCAATTTTATTTATGTTTGTCGTTTTATTATTAATTAACTGTTTTTTAGTAACCGATGGTTATATTGGTTGACACTGAGGTGGAAAAGCGACAGCAACTGGTCCTTTTGCACCAGGTGGAAAGAGCTGATTTGCTTTTTCGGAAAAAGCCGTTTTTAATGCGTTATATATGGCTTGTCGGATTTATTTAATGATTATGATTACAACAATTTTAACAGCAACAACCCAACCATTGGATTTAACATTAGCATTAGAGGATTTATTAAGTCCTTTAAAATTAGTTCGTTTCCCGGTTCATATTTTATCAACAATTATCTCGATTGCATTACGAATGATTCCAACACTAATTGAAGAGGCTGGTCGAATTATGAAGGCCCAAGCTTCGCGAGGGGTTGATTTTCGTAATGGTCACTTTAAAGATAAAATTAAATCAACAACAGCTTTGATTATTCCGTTATTAGTATCAGCTTTCCAAAAGGCAGAAGATTTAGCTTATGCAATGGATGCTCGTGGTTATGATCCTCATGCTAAGCGAACACGTTATCGTCATTATCTTGTTCATTTTCCAGATATTTTATTATTTATTTTTGGTGTTGGGGTTGCAAGTATTATTATTGCGCAATCAGTGACAATGGGTCAGTATCAAACTTTTTATGAGGTTTGATATTGAGGAACAAATGGCTGAACATTTGGAAAAATCCCAACTGGATTCTTACAAATTCGCATTCCCCATATTGATGATTTTGTTTTAGGATGATAA
- a CDS encoding DNA-directed RNA polymerase subunit alpha C-terminal domain-containing protein — MKKIFNLLIITTITFGAIPNLIANNSYDIQNQTVLPANTEWETIEYQERLELENRSIDDLEMTQRTQICLKESGIYTIHDFLSKTEDEIKNIKNLTRKSLAEIRQKMNELDWHFKVTNKKQEN; from the coding sequence ATGAAAAAAATTTTTAACTTATTAATTATTACAACTATAACCTTTGGAGCTATTCCAAATCTAATAGCTAATAATTCATATGATATTCAAAATCAAACTGTCTTACCAGCAAACACAGAATGAGAAACAATAGAATATCAAGAACGTTTAGAGTTAGAAAATCGTAGTATTGACGATTTAGAAATGACACAACGTACACAAATTTGTTTAAAAGAATCAGGAATTTATACAATACATGATTTTTTGTCAAAAACAGAAGATGAAATTAAAAACATTAAGAATTTAACAAGAAAATCATTAGCCGAGATTAGACAAAAAATGAACGAATTAGATTGACATTTCAAAGTAACTAATAAAAAGCAAGAAAACTAA